From a region of the Flavobacterium branchiarum genome:
- a CDS encoding DUF4230 domain-containing protein gives MSRRIIAGIVIIVGIILAFKYCEFKKDDSTSLDYNTNLIQQQIVNVGKLIVTEGHFSEVVTYKNSNKYLLDMLSFEKKALIVVNANVTVAYDLHKMKYEIDEKNKVIKIVSIPKEEITINPDIQYYNVEQSQLNAFTGDDYNKINKSVKENLAKKIEKSSLKTNAQNRLISELSKILILTNSMGWKLQYDGKEIQSEADLSTDLKL, from the coding sequence ATGTCGAGAAGAATTATAGCCGGAATTGTAATTATAGTTGGAATTATCCTTGCATTTAAGTATTGTGAATTCAAGAAAGATGATTCAACGAGTTTGGATTATAATACCAATTTAATACAGCAACAAATTGTAAACGTTGGAAAACTTATAGTTACCGAAGGGCATTTCTCTGAAGTAGTAACTTATAAAAACTCAAACAAGTATTTACTAGATATGCTTTCTTTTGAAAAGAAAGCCTTGATTGTAGTAAATGCAAATGTTACAGTTGCCTACGATTTGCATAAAATGAAGTATGAAATTGACGAGAAAAATAAGGTTATAAAGATTGTGTCAATTCCAAAAGAAGAAATTACAATCAATCCAGATATTCAATATTATAATGTTGAACAAAGTCAGTTAAATGCATTTACAGGAGATGATTATAATAAAATAAACAAATCAGTAAAAGAGAATTTGGCTAAGAAAATTGAAAAATCTTCGCTTAAAACAAATGCACAAAATCGATTGATTAGCGAATTATCTAAGATTTTAATCCTGACAAATTCAATGGGTTGGAAACTGCAATACGATGGAAAAGAAATTCAAAGTGAAGCAGATTTAAGTACCGATCTGAAGTTGTAG